A region of Pseudorca crassidens isolate mPseCra1 chromosome 8, mPseCra1.hap1, whole genome shotgun sequence DNA encodes the following proteins:
- the PRPS1L1 gene encoding LOW QUALITY PROTEIN: ribose-phosphate pyrophosphokinase 3 (The sequence of the model RefSeq protein was modified relative to this genomic sequence to represent the inferred CDS: inserted 5 bases in 3 codons; substituted 2 bases at 2 genomic stop codons), with product MPIKIFSGSSRQDLSQKTADRLGQELGKVVTKKFSNQETCVEIGESVRXDVHILQSGCGEINDNRMELFIMINACKIAPASRVTAVIPCFPCAXQDKEDKSRAAISAKLVNTLSIAGTDRIITMXANASQIQGFFDIPVDNLYADPAVLKWIKENISEWRNGMIVSPDAGGAKGVTAVAERLNVDFALIHKEPKKANXVDRKVLVGYVKDCVAILVDDMADPCDTICHAADKLFSAGATRVYAILTHGIFSGPAISHINSAGFEAVVVTNTIPXEDKVKHCSKIQVIDISMILAEAIRRTHNGESVVYLFSHVPL from the exons ATGCCAATCAAAATCTTCAGCGGCAGCTCCCGCCAGGACTTATCCCAGAAAACTGCCGACCGATTGGGCCAGGAGCTGGGCAAGGTGGTGACTAAGAAATTTAGCAACCAGGAGACCTGCGTGGAAATAGGCGAGAGTGTGAG GGATGTCCACATATTGCAGAGTGGTTGTGGCGAAATCAACGACAATCGAATGGAGCTTTTCATCATGATTAATGCCTGCAAGATTGCTCCAGCCAGCCGAGTTACTGCAGTCATCCCGTGCTTCCCCTGTG CGCAGGATAAGGAGGATAAGAGCCGAGCCGCAATCTCCGCCAAACTTGTAAATACGCTGTCTATAGCAGGTACAGATCGTATCATCACGAT GGCCAACGCTTCTCAAATTCAGGGCTTTTTTGATATCCCAGTAGACAATTTGTATGCAGATCCAGCTGTCCTGAAGTGGATAAAGGAAAATATCTCTGAGTGGAGGAACGGCATGATTGTCTCTCCAGATGCTGGTGGAGCTAAGGGAGTGACCGCCGTTGCAGAAAGACTGAATGTGGACTTTGCCTTGATTCACAAAGAACCGAAGAAGGCCAATTAAGTGGACCGAAAGGTACTAGTGGGATATGTGAAGGATTGTGTGGCTATCCTTGTGGATGACATGGCTGACCCTTGTGATACAATCTGCCATGCAGCTGACAAACTTTTCTCAGCTGGAGCCACCAGAGTTTATGCGATCTTGACTCACGGAATCTTTTCTGGCCCGGCCATTAGTCACATCAACAGTGCAGGCTTTGAAGCAGTAGTAGTCACCAATACCATACCTTAGGAGGATAAGGTGAAGCATTGCTCCAAAATACAGGTGATCGACATCTCCATGATCCTTGCCGAAGCCATCAGAAGAACTCACAATGGGGAATCTGTCGTCTACCTGTTCAGCCATGTCCCATTGTGA